The genomic DNA CCGCCGGGCTCCGGAACCACCGCGATACGTGTCCCCGAGGTCGTCCGGCTGTCGTAGACGGCATCCACCAGGCGAAGGGCGACGCCGGCGCGAACCTCCGCAGGCTCCTCGGCGATCCAGGCGGAATCGAATCCCGCGGCGCGGACCTTCTGGAGGAGCGGCAGGAGCGCGGTCCTGTCCGCCGCGTCGCCGAGCCGGACGCGGTAGTTCCCTCGGTCGGGGCTTTTCCGCACGACCCCACGGACGCCGAGGTCCTTCTCGAGCTTCGCGCGCTCCCCCTCCGCCCGCTCGAGGCTCGCGAACGAGCCCACCTGCACCCGGTAGATCCCGGCGGTCTCCCTTTCGGGGCCGCCGTCGGCGACCACCGCGGTCTCGCCGGAGAACACCGGTTTCCAGACCGGAATGCCGCTTCCGGCATCGAGGATGCGATAGGGCCGTTCGGAGGAGATCAGGAGACGGTGCGCCGCGTCGAGACCGATTCTGAGCAGCGGCCTCTGCTGTCCCGCGGCCGCCGCGAGCCTTCGGAACCGCTCATCGCCTCCTCCGGTCTCGACCGGGGACGCCGCCGCGGCGGCGAGTGCCGCGGCGACTGCGACGGCGAGCACCACAGCGGCGTGACCGCGCCCTGCCATCTCACCTCGGGCCGGTGAGCCCGCCGTTCGCCGGTGCGAGGAGGCCCAGGAGATCCCCACGGGCTGAGGCGTCGGTCTCGTAGATCCCGGACGCGGCCAGGGTGATCAAGCGGCTCCCTTCCTTCTTGACCCCGCGGAGGGTCATGCAGGTGTGCTCGGCGTCGAGCACGACCATCGCCCCCTTCGGCTCGAGGACGCGGCCGAGCGTCGCGAGGATCGCGGAAGTGAGCCGCTCCTGGATCTGAAGGCGTCGAGCGTGGACCTCCACGACCCGCCCGAGCTTGCTGAGACCGGCGAGGCGCGCGTCCGGCAGGTAGGCCACGTGGGCCACGCCCACGAACGGGAGAAGGTGGTGAACGCAGACCGACGCGAACCGGACGTTCCGGACGAGCACGAGCCCTGTCCCCGCGGGAGCGGGAGTCCACGTCAACTCGCGCTCGGGGTACTCCCCGTACCCCGAGAGAAGATCGTCGGCCCACGCGCGAGCGACGCGCTCCGGCGTCGCCTCGAGGTCGTCACCGGGGAAACGCTCGCCGACCCCCTCGAGAAAGCGCCGGATCCCGTCCTCCATCGTCGCGCGATCCATGCTCATTCCCCCCGGTACACCACCGAGCAGCTTCTCGTCTCGTAGAGCTCGACCTCGGCGAGGCCGGGGAGCGGGCCGGCCAGCCGCCCCCAGATCCAGACGGCCATCTCCTCGGCCGTCGGGTTCGGCAGGACGTCGTTGACGTAACGGTGGTCGAGGAGGTGCACGACCTCGCGCTCGACGATCTCCCTCAGCGTGGAGAAATCCATGGCGAGGCCGGTGTCGGGGTCGACCGGCCGGTCGACGGCCACCACGAGCCGGTACGCGTGG from Terriglobia bacterium includes the following:
- a CDS encoding GTP cyclohydrolase I, which translates into the protein MDRATMEDGIRRFLEGVGERFPGDDLEATPERVARAWADDLLSGYGEYPERELTWTPAPAGTGLVLVRNVRFASVCVHHLLPFVGVAHVAYLPDARLAGLSKLGRVVEVHARRLQIQERLTSAILATLGRVLEPKGAMVVLDAEHTCMTLRGVKKEGSRLITLAASGIYETDASARGDLLGLLAPANGGLTGPR
- the queD gene encoding 6-carboxytetrahydropterin synthase QueD gives rise to the protein MRVRRSFDFDAAHRLPHHPGKCRELHGHAYRLVVAVDRPVDPDTGLAMDFSTLREIVEREVVHLLDHRYVNDVLPNPTAEEMAVWIWGRLAGPLPGLAEVELYETRSCSVVYRGE